In Populus nigra chromosome 10, ddPopNigr1.1, whole genome shotgun sequence, the following proteins share a genomic window:
- the LOC133704155 gene encoding alcohol acyltransferase 9-like has protein sequence MANSVHVKEVIVIKPSEPTPSCVLSLSALDSQLFLRFTVEYLFVFKARPGLDQGVITARVKAALAKILVPYYPLAGRVRAKLDGSSLEVVCRAQGAMFMEAVSDHTINEFDRAPWYGTQWRKLLSLSVADVLKGAPPLVVQLTWLRGGDATLGVGLNHSVCDGIGSAEFLNSFAELATSRNRVADLKPKPIWDRHLFDPTNSSRCYSATHLEFNRVPDLCGFTSRFSNERLTPTSIIFDKRWLNELKKLALSTSTPIGLAYTSYEVLSAHVWRSWARALNLPSNQILKLLFSINIRNRVKPSVPSGYYGNAFVLGCAQTTVKDLAEKGLGYAAMLIKRAKERVDNEYVRSVIESVSQSRACPDSVGVLIMSQWSRLGLERVDFGMGKPVHVGPICSDRYCLVLPVYNHPDAVKVTVAVPASVVDKYEYLVKSPCS, from the coding sequence ATGGCAAACTCTGTCCATGTCAAAGAAGTTATAGTGATCAAACCATCTGAGCCAACCCCAAGTTGTGTTTTGTCTctctcagcccttgattctcAGCTTTTTCTACGTTTCACTGTGGAGTACCTCTTTGTTTTCAAGGCTCGTCCAGGTTTAGACCAAGGTGTAATCACAGCTCGTGTCAAAGCTGCATTAGCTAAGATTTTGGTGCCTTATTATCCACTCGCAGGACGTGTCAGGGCCAAGCTCGATGGTTCAAGCCTGGAGGTTGTGTGTCGAGCCCAAGGAGCGATGTTTATGGAGGCTGTCTCTGATCACACGATTAACGAATTTGATAGGGCCCCATGGTACGGGACACAATGGAGGAAGCTCTTGTCTCTCAGCGTGGCAGATGTTCTTAAAGGGGCCCCACCTCTTGTTGTCCAGCTTACGTGGCTCAGAGGTGGAGATGCCACGTTAGGTGTTGGTCTTAACCATAGTGTCTGCGATGGAATTGGTAGTGCCGAGTTTCTCAACTCTTTCGCTGAGTTAGCCACGAGTCGAAACCGAGTGGCTGATTTGAAGCCCAAGCCAATTTGGGATCGCCACCTTTTTGATCCCACAAACTCTTCTCGGTGTTACTCAGCGACTCATCTCGAGTTCAACCGAGTTCCAGACCTCTGTGGTTTTACAAGTCGTTTCTCTAATGAAAGACTCACCCCCACCTCCATAATTTTCGATAAAAGATGGCTAAATGAGTTAAAGAAACTCGCTTTGTCAACGAGTACACCTATTGGGTTAGCATATACGTCTTACGAGGTACTATCAGCTCATGTATGGAGGAGCTGGGCCAGAGCTCTAAACTTACCATCAAACCAAATCTTGAAGCTTCTTTTTAGCATAAATATCAGAAACCGAGTCAAACCTAGTGTACCCAGTGGGTACTACGGCAATGCATTTGTTCTAGGGTGCGCGCAAACAACTGTTAAAGATTTGGCAGAGAAGGGTTTAGGTTATGCGGCaatgttaataaaaagagcTAAAGAAAGAGTGGATAACGAGTACGTAAGATCAGTGATAGAATCAGTGAGCCAGTCAAGAGCTTGTCCCGACTCAGTTGGAGTGTTGATCATGTCGCAATGGTCAAGGCTAGGGTTAGAGAGGGTTGATTTTGGAATGGGGAAGCCGGTTCATGTGGGTCCAATATGTAGTGATAGGTACTGTTTGGTTTTACCTGTTTATAATCACCCGGATGCTGTTAAAGTGACGGTAGCTGTCCCAGCAAGCGTTGTTGACAAGTATGAGTATCTGGTCAAGAGTCCATGTTCTTGA
- the LOC133704041 gene encoding trihelix transcription factor ENAP2 yields the protein MDPSPSAAITRPHHGGREDCWSDGATGTLVEAWGDRYINLNRGNLRQKDWKEVADAVNNRQNGVKPKKTDIQCKNRIDTLKKKYKIEKSKPPPSTWPFYYRLDSLLGTNSNSTNTFKKPTCVTFTVKSKTKPQNDAYPGLASCGESSSDDDDMAWFDERVKKKRHRMEDVDLSDGAACRELARAILKFGEIYERIESSKQQQMIELEKQRMEFTKEVEFERMNLFVDAQLELKKKSFSRDKFASSSGKKL from the exons ATGGACCCCAGCCCCTCCGCCGCCATAACCCGGCCTCACCACGGTGGCCGCGAAGATTGTTGGAGCGATGGCGCCACTGGGACACTAGTCGAAGCCTGGGGTGACCGTTACATAAATCTTAACAGAGGTAACCTCCGTCAAAAAGACTGGAAAGAAGTCGCTGACGCCGTCAACAACCGTCAAAACGGCGTCAAACCCAAAAAGACCGACATCCAGTGTAAAAACCGAATCGAcacattgaagaaaaaatacaagatcGAAAAATCCAAGCCCCCTCCGTCGACTTGGCCGTTTTATTATCGTCTCGATTCTCTCCTCGGCACTAACAGTAACTCTACTAACACTTTCAAGAAACCTACCTGCGTTACTTTCACGGTGAAGTCAAAGACAAAGCCTCAAAATGATGCTTATCCAGGCTTGGCAAGTTGTGGGGAGAGCTCTTCTGACGACGACGATATGGCGTGGTTTGATGAGAGAGTGAAAAAGAAACGGCATAGAATGGAGGATGTAGATTTATCTGATGGGGCTGCGTGTAGGGAATTAGCGAGAGCGATATTGAAGTTTGGAGAGATATATGAGAGAATTGAGAGTTCGAAACAGCAGCAAATGATAGAGTTGGAGAAACAGAGAATGGAGTTTACTAAAGAAGTTGAGTTTGAAAGAATGAATTTGTTTGTTGATGCTCAATTGGAGCTCAAAAAGAAGTCTTTCAGCCGCGATAAATTTGCTTCCAGTTCAG GGAAGAAGTTGTAG
- the LOC133704042 gene encoding LOB domain-containing protein 21-like, with protein sequence MRNQEPRASSSCAACKFLKRRCTPNCIFAPYFRSDEPKKFARVHKVFGASNVSKILIEVPEEQREDTVNSLAYEAEARLTDPVYGCIGAIALLQRKMVELQVDLAIARARLARYAANSPPILNDHGSMIPTLAEFPACGGLVDSFSQSSYDTMNDFSQFPFIS encoded by the coding sequence ATGAGAAATCAGGAGCCTCGTGCAAGCTCTTCATGTGCAGCTTGTAAGTTCTTGAAAAGAAGATGCACTCCCAATTGCATATTTGCTCCATATTTTCGCTCAGATGAACCTAAAAAGTTTGCCAGAGTACACAAGGTTTTTGGTGCAAGCAATGTGAGCAAGATACTGATTGAAGTGCCCGAAGAGCAACGTGAAGACACGGTGAATTCTCTAGCTTATGAGGCTGAGGCAAGGCTTACAGACCCTGTCTACGGTTGCATTGGTGCTATAGCTCTGTtgcaaagaaaaatggttgagcTACAAGTTGATCTTGCCATTGCTAGAGCTCGTCTAGCTCGGTATGCTGCCAATTCTCCTCCTATCTTGAATGATCATGGTAGCATGATACCAACCTTGGCTGAATTCCCTGCTTGTGGTGGATTGGTTGACAGTTTTAGCCAGAGTTCATATGATACCATGAATGATTTCAGCCAATTCCCATTTATATCTTAA